One genomic window of Choristoneura fumiferana chromosome 14, NRCan_CFum_1, whole genome shotgun sequence includes the following:
- the LOC141435047 gene encoding uncharacterized protein, translating into MANSEEKLRNVLQRISKEQGYKDARIDIKPISSGGANYTTCLYLATISESFKPNLNLFAKVANLGEEIRVQNEMMAKVYMKESVFYTELAVNFERLYQKNNVPAEHRLVIPKYYGHVLTRLEETLVLENLEASGFGNFDRMKTYNWEYAAASVQQMARFHALGLALRNENPAEFEKMVAPFYVDILSKNGLMQIFLQQVINNSCEVVTAEQADRVRKYFSQTEILAESMKRFMEDKTMLIHGDYRPSNLMQKRRNGKLQIVPLDFQTLKMGNPVSDFMYFIFSGSDEEFRRLHYQRLLDHYYTELSVALQKLNIDVEKVYPRKNFDNDLIEVRMISSRPMALILGLAMAPLVTVAPEDAPKIDANITEMVIKPNELAQERIRGIVRDFTRWGII; encoded by the exons atggcgaATTCCGaagaaaaattaagaaatgTACTTCAAAGAATATCAAAAGAGCAAGGTTACAAAGATGCTCGCATTGACATTAAACCAATATCATCAGGAGGAGCTAATTATACAACTTGTTTATATTTGGCAACGATATCAGAATCATTCAAGCCAAATCTGAATTTATTTGCTAAAGTGGCCAACTTGGGTGAGGAAATTAGAGTTCAAAATGAAATGATGGCTAAAGTGTATATGAAAGAAAGTGTATTCTACACAGAATTGGCCGTTAACTTTGAGAGGCTATATCAGAAAAACAATGTCCCTGCAGAGCACAGGTTAGTAATCCCTAAATATTACGGTCATGTGCTTACTAGGTTGGAAGAAACTTTGGTGCTCGAGAATTTAGAAGCAAGTGGTTTTGGCAATTTTGATAGGATGAAAACTTATAACTGGGAGTACGCAGCAGCATCTGTGCAACAAATGGCCAGATTCCACGCCTTAGGACTAGCATTACGGAATGAGAATCCCGCAGAATTTGAGAAAATGGTGGCCCCTTTTTATGTTGACATACTTTCAAAAAATGGGTTGATGCAGATCTTTCTGCAACAAGTCATCAACAACAGTTGTGAAGTTGTTACCGCGGAACAAGCGGATAGAGTACGGAAATATTTTTCACAGACGGAAATATTGGCGGAATCTATGAAACGTTTTATGGAAGACAAAACTATGTTGATTCATGGAGATTACAGGCCCAGCAATTTAATGCAGAAGCGTCGG AACGGCAAACTCCAGATTGTACCTCTGGACTTCCAAACTCTGAAGATGGGTAACCCAGTGAGTGATTTCATGTATTTCATTTTTTCTGGCTCTGATGAGGAGTTTCGCCGGCTCCACTACCAACGTCTTTTGGATCACTACTACACGGAACTAAGTGTGGCCTTGCAGAAACTAAATATTGATGTAGAGAAGGTATATCCGAGAAAAAACTTTGACAATGATTTGATAGAGGTAAGGATGATTTCT tcgAGGCCAATGGCTCTTATCCTCGGGCTTGCCATGGCGCCTTTGGTAACGGTGGCTCCTGAAGATGCCCCGAAGATAGACGCAAATATAACGGAGATGGTTATCAAGCCAAATGAATTAGCACAGGAACGCATCCGTGGAATCGTGAGAGACTTTACACGCTGGGGCATCATATAA